The DNA window CTGGTGTTCGCCCGCACGCCGCCACATTGAATTGCGCATTGAATATTGTAGGTTTGAGGAGAACATTTTGTTTCACGTCGTGCTGGTCCACCCCGAAATTCCGCCGAACACCGGCAACGTCATCCGTTTGTGCGCCAACACCGGCGCGCAGCTGCACCTGATCGAACCGCTGGGCTTCCCGCTGGAGGATTCCAAGATGAAGCGTGCCGGGCTGGATTACCACGAGTACGCCAAGATGAAAGTGCACGCCGACTGGCAAGCGTTCCTGGCGGACCTGCAGCCGGACCCGTCGCGCATGTTCGCGATGACCACGCACGGCTCGTCGCCGTTCGCGCAGGCCAGTTTCCAGCCGGGGGATGTGTTCGTGTTCG is part of the Oxalobacteraceae bacterium OTU3CAMAD1 genome and encodes:
- the trmL gene encoding tRNA (uridine(34)/cytosine(34)/5-carboxymethylaminomethyluridine(34)-2'-O)-methyltransferase TrmL, with the protein product MFHVVLVHPEIPPNTGNVIRLCANTGAQLHLIEPLGFPLEDSKMKRAGLDYHEYAKMKVHADWQAFLADLQPDPSRMFAMTTHGSSPFAQASFQPGDVFVFGSETSGLPPALRENFPPAQRIRLPMRPDNRSLNLSNTVAVVVFEAWRQNGYAGGA